One stretch of Juglans microcarpa x Juglans regia isolate MS1-56 chromosome 3D, Jm3101_v1.0, whole genome shotgun sequence DNA includes these proteins:
- the LOC121253896 gene encoding putative clathrin assembly protein At2g01600 isoform X2 yields the protein MGTLQTWRKAYGAIKDSTKVGLAHVNSDYAELDVAIVKATNHVECPPKDRHLRKIFVATSAIRPRADVAYCIRALSRRLVKTRNWTVALKTLVVIHRLLREGDPTFREELLNFSQRGRILQISNFKDDSSPIAWDCSAWVRTYALFLEERLECFRVIKYDIEAERLPRPSQGQDKGYSRTRDLDSEELLGQLPALQQLLYRLIGCRPEGAAVANYVIQYALALVLKESFKIYCAINDGIINLVDKFFEMPKHEAVKALDVYKRAGQQALGLSEFYEVCKGLELARNFQFPVLREPPQSFLTTMEEYIREAPRVFPVATEPLLQLTYRPDEGPSEETKMSNDEPEPPPSDNAAVPNVEITAPPPSLPLPQNTLETGDLLGLGYNTADASAIEDRNALALAIVPSDSGAAPTFDSNAVQAKDFDATGWELALVTTPSGNISSVNERQLAGGLDSLTLNSLYDEGAYRAAQQPVYGAPAPNPFEVQDPFALSSSVAPPPAVQMAAMAQQQANPFGPYQPTFQPQPQPQQHLMMAPTNPFGDAAFGAFPVNPVARPPTNNPFGTTGLL from the exons TGGAGAAAAGCCTATGGCGCAATCAAAGACTCCACCAAAGTCGGCCTCGCCCATGTCAACAGCGATTACGCG GAGTTGGATGTGGCCATAGTCAAAGCTACGAACCACGTGGAGTGCCCACCCAAAGATAGACACCTCAGGA AGATTTTCGTTGCCACTTCGGCGATTCGGCCCCGTGCCGATGTTGCTTACTGCATTCGTGCGCTTTCCCGGCGATTGGTGAAGACTCGTAACTGGACG GTGGCATTAAAAACACTGGTAGTCATCCATAGGCTATTAAGGGAGGGTGATCCTACTTTCAGAGAAGAACTTCTGAACTTTTCACAGAGAGGGCGAATACTCCAGATTTCTAATTTCAAGGATGATTCAAGCCCTATTG CTTGGGATTGCTCGGCCTGGGTACGTACGTATGCATTGTTTTTGGAGGAACGACTTGAATGTTTCAGGGTTATTAAGTATGATATTGAAGCTGAACGTCTACCAAGACCTTCCCAAGGGCAGGACAAG GGCTACAGCAGAACCAGGGATTTGGACAGTGAAGAACTGTTGGGGCAATTGCCAGCTTTGCAGCAGCTGCTGTATCGTCTTATTGGTTGCCGG CCAGAAGGAGCAGCTGTTGCCAATTATGTTATACAATATGCTCTGGCTCTG GTACTGAAAGAGAGTTTTAAAATTTACTGCGCTATCAATGATGGGATCATCAATCTTGTTGATAAG TTTTTTGAGATGCCAAAACATGAAGCTGTCAAAGCCCTTGATGTTTATAAACGAGCTGGCCAGCAG GCCCTCGGCCTTTCTGAGTTCTACGAAGTTTGCAAAGGATTGGAACTTGCTAGGAATTTCCAGTTTCCTGTTCTTAGAGAG CCTCCGCAATCCTTTCTTACAACTATGGAAGAGTACATAAGAGAGGCACCCCGGGTGTTTCCTGTTGCAACTGAGCCTTTG CTTCAATTGACATACAGACCAGATGAAGGCCCTTCTGAAGAGACAAAAATGTCCAATGATGAACCTGAGCCACCACCTTCAGATAATGCTGCTGTACCTAATGTTGAGATTActgctcctcctccttctcttcctcttcctcaaaaCACCCTGGAAACTGGTGATCTACTG GGATTGGGTTATAACACTGCTGATGCATCTGCAATTGAAGACAGAAATGCTTTGGCCCTAGCAATAGTTCCATCAGATTCTG GTGCTGCCCCAACATTTGATTCTAATGCCGTACAAGCAAAAGATTTTGATGCTACTGGATGGGAACTTGCCCTGGTCACCACTCCAAGTGGTAACATTTCATCAGTTAATGAAAGGCAATTG GCTGGTGGATTGGACTCCCTCACTTTGAACAGTTTGTATGATGAAGGAGCATATAGAGCTGCGCAGCAGCCTGTTTATGGAGCACCAGCTCCAAATCCATTTGAGGTACAAGACCCATTTGCTCTGTCAAGTAGTGTTGCTCCACCCCCTGCAGTTCAGATGGCAGCGATGGCTCAACAGCAGGCCAACCCCTTTGGTCCGTACCAACCTACCTTCCAGCCACAGCCGCAGCCACAACAACACTTAATGATGGCCCCAACTAATCCTTTTGGTGATGCTGCATTTGGTGCATTTCCTGTGAATCCAGTTGCTCGCCCACCAACTAATAACCCATTTGGAACAACTGGTCTGCTGTAA
- the LOC121253896 gene encoding putative clathrin assembly protein At2g01600 isoform X1 has translation MGTLQTWRKAYGAIKDSTKVGLAHVNSDYAELDVAIVKATNHVECPPKDRHLRKIFVATSAIRPRADVAYCIRALSRRLVKTRNWTVALKTLVVIHRLLREGDPTFREELLNFSQRGRILQISNFKDDSSPIAWDCSAWVRTYALFLEERLECFRVIKYDIEAERLPRPSQGQDKQGYSRTRDLDSEELLGQLPALQQLLYRLIGCRPEGAAVANYVIQYALALVLKESFKIYCAINDGIINLVDKFFEMPKHEAVKALDVYKRAGQQALGLSEFYEVCKGLELARNFQFPVLREPPQSFLTTMEEYIREAPRVFPVATEPLLQLTYRPDEGPSEETKMSNDEPEPPPSDNAAVPNVEITAPPPSLPLPQNTLETGDLLGLGYNTADASAIEDRNALALAIVPSDSGAAPTFDSNAVQAKDFDATGWELALVTTPSGNISSVNERQLAGGLDSLTLNSLYDEGAYRAAQQPVYGAPAPNPFEVQDPFALSSSVAPPPAVQMAAMAQQQANPFGPYQPTFQPQPQPQQHLMMAPTNPFGDAAFGAFPVNPVARPPTNNPFGTTGLL, from the exons TGGAGAAAAGCCTATGGCGCAATCAAAGACTCCACCAAAGTCGGCCTCGCCCATGTCAACAGCGATTACGCG GAGTTGGATGTGGCCATAGTCAAAGCTACGAACCACGTGGAGTGCCCACCCAAAGATAGACACCTCAGGA AGATTTTCGTTGCCACTTCGGCGATTCGGCCCCGTGCCGATGTTGCTTACTGCATTCGTGCGCTTTCCCGGCGATTGGTGAAGACTCGTAACTGGACG GTGGCATTAAAAACACTGGTAGTCATCCATAGGCTATTAAGGGAGGGTGATCCTACTTTCAGAGAAGAACTTCTGAACTTTTCACAGAGAGGGCGAATACTCCAGATTTCTAATTTCAAGGATGATTCAAGCCCTATTG CTTGGGATTGCTCGGCCTGGGTACGTACGTATGCATTGTTTTTGGAGGAACGACTTGAATGTTTCAGGGTTATTAAGTATGATATTGAAGCTGAACGTCTACCAAGACCTTCCCAAGGGCAGGACAAG CAGGGCTACAGCAGAACCAGGGATTTGGACAGTGAAGAACTGTTGGGGCAATTGCCAGCTTTGCAGCAGCTGCTGTATCGTCTTATTGGTTGCCGG CCAGAAGGAGCAGCTGTTGCCAATTATGTTATACAATATGCTCTGGCTCTG GTACTGAAAGAGAGTTTTAAAATTTACTGCGCTATCAATGATGGGATCATCAATCTTGTTGATAAG TTTTTTGAGATGCCAAAACATGAAGCTGTCAAAGCCCTTGATGTTTATAAACGAGCTGGCCAGCAG GCCCTCGGCCTTTCTGAGTTCTACGAAGTTTGCAAAGGATTGGAACTTGCTAGGAATTTCCAGTTTCCTGTTCTTAGAGAG CCTCCGCAATCCTTTCTTACAACTATGGAAGAGTACATAAGAGAGGCACCCCGGGTGTTTCCTGTTGCAACTGAGCCTTTG CTTCAATTGACATACAGACCAGATGAAGGCCCTTCTGAAGAGACAAAAATGTCCAATGATGAACCTGAGCCACCACCTTCAGATAATGCTGCTGTACCTAATGTTGAGATTActgctcctcctccttctcttcctcttcctcaaaaCACCCTGGAAACTGGTGATCTACTG GGATTGGGTTATAACACTGCTGATGCATCTGCAATTGAAGACAGAAATGCTTTGGCCCTAGCAATAGTTCCATCAGATTCTG GTGCTGCCCCAACATTTGATTCTAATGCCGTACAAGCAAAAGATTTTGATGCTACTGGATGGGAACTTGCCCTGGTCACCACTCCAAGTGGTAACATTTCATCAGTTAATGAAAGGCAATTG GCTGGTGGATTGGACTCCCTCACTTTGAACAGTTTGTATGATGAAGGAGCATATAGAGCTGCGCAGCAGCCTGTTTATGGAGCACCAGCTCCAAATCCATTTGAGGTACAAGACCCATTTGCTCTGTCAAGTAGTGTTGCTCCACCCCCTGCAGTTCAGATGGCAGCGATGGCTCAACAGCAGGCCAACCCCTTTGGTCCGTACCAACCTACCTTCCAGCCACAGCCGCAGCCACAACAACACTTAATGATGGCCCCAACTAATCCTTTTGGTGATGCTGCATTTGGTGCATTTCCTGTGAATCCAGTTGCTCGCCCACCAACTAATAACCCATTTGGAACAACTGGTCTGCTGTAA
- the LOC121253895 gene encoding myosin-binding protein 3-like, producing the protein MATNKFATLLHRNTNRITIVLIYAILEWILIVLLLLNSLFSYLILKFADYFGLKRPCLWCSRLDHILEPGKSKTSYRDLVCEAHASEISKLGYCSNHRKLVQSQDMCEGCSSPSQPDCSELSKRFAFFPWMNKIGFIQSGGENGEENLKCSCCDVSLGSKFYSPCILIKPSWEDFDYSKKQNMIAETPVDTQTNEGDPSDQSRSDSGTNICEHDQSIGEKREIQIISEVITDGGSEKREEEAEDKCSVCDFGCKESGADEDDRSDMFIEKEREPIKEENFKVSMDDRSCDQTAAHVTFSKDTDTSNEIRPKHLEFFIDREDCRLIPVELIGSAATEDECQPRYQVEDQGSCENQDVILDFDMHVEEHSEPVVENWHSAGETVALLSAHKSMEEPKFAALESVVMVKTESNSVLCTQGNLLDLWREEYEQVAITQVTQTPSDDDDHDDQPTTETAREMDSDVHLASEEGLQVQSSEFDAEISIGTEIPDQEPLDEALPQEVLPSYEPRQVADLSTSSVIYHTDDDNGSQSAEEVIFDFKTCSVETTKQEINMDVSLCSKLNEIEEEKVPDTPTSVDSLHHLHHRLLMLGSKESGTEESLDGSVISEIEGGELTIEKLKSALKAERKALYALYGELEEERSSSAVAANQTMAMINRLQEEKAAMQMEALQYQRMMDEQSEYDQEALQLLNDLMMKREKEKQDLEKELELYRKKVQDYEAREKMIMSRRRDSSTRSSASASCSNVDDSDALSVDLNHEAKEEASFYGNQESSSLNTPTDAVLYLEESLLNFEEERLSILQQLKELEEKLFILSDEEEQHFEDVKPYEHSFQENGNGYHNNSGCDSEANVVENGHSKEMNGKHHQETRIKWSKPKRLLPLFDSIVTDGEDALANGHEQGFSPIASQISLDSKFELEKKLAIEEEVDHVYERLQALEADREFLKHCVGSLSKGDKGLDLLQDILDHLRDLRSVELRFKKMGDGALY; encoded by the exons ATGGCAACCAACAAGTTTGCAACCTTGTTGCACAGAAACACCAACAGAATCACAATTGTTCTCATCTATGCCATCCTAGAATGGATTCTGATCGTCCTTCTTCTCCTTAATTCTCTTTTCTCTTACCTGATCCTGAAATTCGCCGATTACTTTGGCCTTAAGAGGCCCTGCTTATGGTGTTCTAGGCTTGATCATATATTGGAGCCTGGAAAGAGTAAAACTTCTTATAGAGATCTTGTTTGTGAAGCTCATGCCTCCGAGATTTCCAAACTGGGTTACTGCTCGAATCATCGGAAACTTGTCCAATCGCAAGATATGTGCGAGGGTTGCTCATCTCCATCGCAACCTGACTGTTCAGAATTGTCAAAGAGGTTTGCTTTCTTTCCATGGATGAATAAGATTGGTTTCATTCAGAGTGGTGGCGAAAATGGGGAGGAGAATTTGAAGTGCTCTTGCTGTGATGTGAGCTTGGGCAGCAAATTCTACTCTCCTTGTATATTGATTAAGCCTTCTTGGGAGGATTTCGATTACTCCAAGAAACAGAACATGATTGCGGAAACACCCGTTGATACTCAAACTAATGAAGGCGATCCTTCGGATCAAAGCAGATCAGATTCCGGAACTAATATTTGTGAACATGATCAGAGTATTGGTGAAAAGAGGGAAATTCAGATAATTTCTGAAGTTATCACTGATGGTGGTTCcgaaaaaagagaagaggaggCTGAGGATAAATGTTCTGTATGTGACTTTGGCTGCAAGGAATCGGGAGCGGACGAAGACGACAGATCGGACATGTTTATAGAAAAAGAGCGAGAACCCATAAAGGAAGAGAATTTTAAGGTTTCCATGGATGATCGTTCTTGTGATCAGACCGCTGCTCATGTCACTTTCAGTAAGGACACCGACACGTCCAATGAAATTCGGCCTAAGCATCTCGAGTTTTTCATTGATCGTGAAGATTGTAGATTGATTCCGGTAGAATTGATTGGCTCTGCTGCCACCGAAGACGAATGTCAACCCAGATATCAGGTGGAAGATCAAGGAAGTTGTGAGAATCAAGATgttattttggattttgataTGCACGTTGAGGAACACTCTGAACCGGTGGTGGAGAATTGGCACAGTGCTGGAGAGACTGTGGCATTACTTTCAGCCCATAAGAGCATGGAGGAGCCTAAGTTTGCAGCACTCGAATCCGTAGTTATGGTTAAGACTGAGAGTAACTCCGTATTGTGTACACAAGGAAATTTACTGGATTTGTGGAGGGAAGAGTATGAACAAGTTGCTATTACTCAAGTAACTCAAACGCCATCGGATGATGACGATCATGACGATCAACCAACAACAGAAACTGCAAGAGAAATGGATTCAGATGTTCATCTAG CTTCTGAAGAAGGACTTCAAGTGCAGAGCAGCGAATTCGATGCAGAGATCTCAATAGGGACAGAGATTCCTGATCAGGAACCACTTGATGAGGCTTTACCCCAAGAGGTTCTTCCATCATATGAACCCAGACAAGtggcagatctttccaccagcTCAGTCATATATCATACCGATGATGATAATG GTTCCCAGTCAGCTGAAGAAGTGATTTTCGACTTCAAAACCTGTTCAGTTGAAACTACTAAGCAAGAGATAAACATGGATGTATCTTTATGTTCGAAGCTTAATGAGATTGAGGAAGAAAAAGTTCCTGATACGCCTACTTCTGTGGATAGTTTGCATCACTTGCACCATAGATTATTAATGCTTGGGAGTAAAGAATCAGGTACAGAAGAGTCATTGGATGGAAGTGTCATTAGTGAGATAGAAGGTGGTGAACTGACCattgagaaattaaaatcaGCGTTGAAAGCTGAAAGGAAGGCTTTGTATGCTTTATATGGGGAactagaagaagaaagaagttcATCTGCAGTGGCAGCCAATCAGACAATGGCAATGATAAATAGGCTTCAGGAAGAGAAAGCAGCAATGCAAATGGAAGCATTGCAATATCAGAGAATGATGGATGAGCAATCTGAGTATGACCAGGAAGCTTTGCAGCTTTTGAATGATCTTATGATGAAAAGGGAAAAGGAGAAGCAAGATCTGGAAAAGGAGCTGGAATTATATCGTAAAAAGGTCCAGGATTATGAGGCCAGAGAAAAAATGATTATGTCAAGGAGAAGAGATAGTAGTACAAGAAGCTCTGCTTCTGCTTCTTGTAGTAATGTGGATGATAGTGATGCACTATCTGTTGATTTGAACCACGAAGCAAAGGAAGAAGCTAGTTTCTATGGCAATCAAGAAAGTAGCAGCCTAAACACTCCTACCGATGCAGTTCTATACTTGGAGGAGTCCCTGTTGAACTTTGAGGAAGAGAGGCTATCAATTCTACAGCAGCTCAAGGAATTGGAAGAGAAGCTTTTCATATTGAGTGATGAGGAGGAACAACATTTTGAGGATGTCAAACCGTATGAGCATTCCTTCCAAGAGAATGGAAATGGATACCATAATAACTCAGGTTGTGACAGTGAAGCAAATGTTGTTGAAAATGGTCATTCAAAAGAAATGAATGGAAAGCATCATCAAGAGACAAGAATCAAATGGTCAAAGCCAAAGAGGCTTCTTCCCCTTTTTGATTCAATTGTTACAGATGGTGAAGATGCTTTGGCAAACGGACATGAACAAGGGTTTAGTCCCATCGCATCGCAAATTTCATTGGACAGCAAATTTGAATTGGAGAAGAAGCTTGCTATTGAAGAGGAGGTAGATCACGTGTATGAGAGGCTACAAGCGCTTGAGGCAGATAGGGAGTTTCTAAAGCATTGTGTCGGCTCCTTGAGCAAAGGAGATAAGGGGCTAGATCTTCTCCAAGATATTCTAGACCATCTTCGAGACCTTAGGAGTGTGGAACTACGCTTCAAGAAGATGGGGGATGGTGCTTTGTATTGA